The Salvia hispanica cultivar TCC Black 2014 unplaced genomic scaffold, UniMelb_Shisp_WGS_1.0 HiC_scaffold_23, whole genome shotgun sequence nucleotide sequence ACATGGTATGAGCGTGAACTTGTCGGGAACTCCCTATATGTTTTCGTATGTAAACGTGGTCACTGCCATTGGGTGTGATGATATGGTGGTGCTATCCAACAGAAGTTCAATCCTCGGTGGCTGTTCGGCGTTTTGTGTGGACAAGAATGTTACAAACGGTGTCGGAAATTGCCGTTTTAATGGCTGTTGCCAGCAAGATATCAGAGGTAATTGTCAATAGTAGATAAGAGTTCttaatcaaatactccatgtgtcatttaaaaaatggtcttattttgttgttttagtctgttacataaaattaatctaCTTTCTATTGTGCAAAATATAATACCCCCTCTGCTCTATAGTAATATAAAAGTTTCTTTTCGGCAGTGGCAGATCCAGACCTTTTGAATTGGGGCGCGagttatataataaaataaatacatgctatattaaaacttaaaaaataatatcactaaaaaaataatgttaagtTTAAAGTctcataatcataaaaattgcaaactaTCTAATATCTAAAAAACGGCacggaaaattaaatattttgaattcatgCCAAGCATTAaaacattaactaaaataaattgcCACTACCTaatatctaaaatataaaaaataataataaaaaagaaatgacaatTTAAAAGCTATCTAAAATctgcataaaataaaatagtaaaaaagaaataacattaaaaaaactaCCTAAAACctgaataaataatactccctccgtcccacttaaaatgcaacatttggaaatcggcacgggattttatgtagtgttgtatTGTGAgtgaatgaagagagagtaaagtaagagagatgaaaaagtagagatagagttgtttccattttaggaaacgtttcatttttaatgggacaatcaaaaaaggaaaacgttgcatttttaatgggacagagggagtagaaaCTAAAATCTGTAAACACACGTGATGAGGAGTTACCTAatatctaatttataaaaaaaaaagaatactaataaaaatgaaataaaatttaaaagctaCCTAAAATCTgcataaaaagaataataaaaaaagaaataaaattaaaaaaaactacctaCCTAAAACCtgcataaaatagaataataaaaaagaaataaaattaaaaaaaactacctaAATCGtaagggaaattggtctctaaaaccatgaactttgaaattggtatataatatcacgaactttgcattttgtttggtatttcccacggcatgtctattactatatttgactaacttacgaggGCTTTTTCATCATACTtcacacaattaaatcaacgtgATTTTCAACGTAACTTTTTATTctacatgttatgaacttaaaaagtggttcaaaatattataaaacatatcacggttgcctacgttaaataagattttgatgaaaataacttatttgagtgagtttgggaaataccaaacaaaatgcaaagttcgtgatattatataccaatttcaaagtttatgggaaataccaaattttaggtaaagttcatgattttagagaccaatttcccaaatcgtaaatagaataaattagtATAAACTAAAATCTGCAAATAAACGCGATGAGGAGGAATCGAGCTTAGGTCTATGCTGTGAGAATTGGCCGAACTACGGCTAGGCTACTGAccctatatttaaaattgatctCAATAATATAATAAGTGGGAATTATTTGGGGACCCTTGCTCCCAGCTGGATCCATCAgtgcttttcggcacagagattaagaacttgtgttaggtgagttaataaaggaagaataaagtggaaaatgaaaaaagatagagagatgaagaaagaaaaaaaataagagagagtaaagtatgtatgaaaaaatgtgttgacttttactaaaaaaaaaaatgactttattattatggaacgtaccaaattatcaaaatgactctattattatggaacggagggattactgtaattttatttttatagaattgATAGAATAATTGATTTGTCTACGTGCCGTTCAATGTTTTTCTAGATTCTCAACACGCTCTTGAGTTggctataaattttgattcaaGCTATGTGAACAACCAAAAAATTAGTACTTTGccaaattataaactttttatgtttaatataatttcaggATGGGATATAGTTACGAATTATTCCATCCGTCCACAATTTAACATCCTACTTTTAGAGGGAAAATCAATATAATACTCTTGTTAATTTATAACAGAATGTTTGTGTAATACTTTAAAGGAGACTTCAAATTGTGGAGATCTCAAatgatatactattattttataagattaattttcttgaaatcatgcaattgaaacaaattttcatattgttattttaaaattaatttctatactagttttctaaaatttgttttttaagcACAGACTTAAGAACAGACCCAAGTTTGGTGAAAGCAGAACTAATTGACTTGAGCGGAAAAGCACTACGCAAAAAGCTCTTTCCATGCAGCTATGCTTTTATTCAGGAGAgaacttttttaaatgaaagcGAATTTTCATATCCTTTGAACTACTTGGACAACTCAACGGTATTGGTAAATGATAATTGGGCATCAGCCACAAGACCGCCAATCGTGCGCTTGGAGTGGATCGTAGGGACTGAGAACTGCAGTCGAGCTAAGAGTTCCACTACTTATGCATGTCGAGACGACAAGAGTGTTTGTGTTGATAACTATTCCAGTGATACAGGATACACATGTAGTTGTGTTCAAGGTTACGATGGAAATCCTTACTTACCGGGTGGATGCCAAAGTttgtttcttctctctctagttccatctataatttaatttatttagtcACTAACAATACCTCTGATTGTTTCATCCAGCAATTTCTAGTTCAATTGTCAAAGTTGGATGCTTAGATCAATGTGGGGAAGTATTGATTCCATTTCCATTTGGTATGGGCCCAAATTGCTACTTGGAGCCATCTTTCGAAGTTGTCTGCAACACGGCCACCAACCCTGCTAAACCCTTCCTCCGTCTCTTAAACACTGAAATCATTGAGCTGAACTCATCAAAAATTGTGGTCAACTATATGAACATAGCTTCAACTTGCTACAATATGTCAGACTCTCGAGTTGGAATTACTAAGCCAGAGGAGCGAAGATTGACTATTGACTTGTTGAAAACGCCGTATAGATTATCAGATGATAACTGGATCAATGCAATTGGCTGTGATTTTATGGCTGttgggattattggagagGAAAAACGTAGTTCTATTCGCAGCAGTTGCGCCGCCATTTGTTATATGCAGGGTAACTCAATGTGCCATTATGGACCAGTATCATTTGGAGGTGATGGTTGTTGTAGAGTACCCATTCCAAGAGGTAATAATCAGTTgatgtttttctttctaaataATTCAGAAgggatttttgttttataattatggGTTTCAACATTACTTTGACAAACATGtgttaattgttttgtggtattttactatttttatggtgTTCAATTTGTCGAAGACCAAGCATTCTCTAACCAGTGTCCAagtattaagaaaataaagaacacGACATAACTAGACAGTGAAATATGTGATAAATCATCTGCAGGTACGACTTACCTTGAAGCAAATTTGACCGAGCTTAGTGAACGACGGACAAATACTGATATTCCTTGCAGCTACTCCTTCATCCAATACATTAAAGAAGTTGATAGTTATAGTACTGGATTTTCGTTTATGAAGAACTCATCGGAGTTCCGACTTGATGAGTTATCGGAAAAACCGAGCATGGGTTTAGATTGGAGGATTGGAGTGGATAATTGCAAAGATGCGGTGAAGGATCAGGCTAAGTTCGTGTGTCAAGATAACAGTGattgtgttgattttgatgcTACGCTAGGAGGATACCTCTGCAACTGCTCCAAAGGATACAAAGGAAATCCTTACCTTAATCCAGGGTGCCAAGGTTAGAATCCAATCTTTTGCCTTGTTATACTTAGCAActgcaataatttattaccTACAAACGTATGCTTAATTAGATTAGAACAGGTTATTAATCGATTGATCCTACACGTGTCTCGAGCAGATA carries:
- the LOC125198742 gene encoding wall-associated receptor kinase 5-like, which produces MINMNPLQLISVFLLFSPLFSAALHAKPGCLDRCGDLLIPYPFGVGQKCSLNPYFNIKCDTSTYPPRAYLSVMKKEVIEFNQTYIRLKNPYMISACYDLSAGSTGNQHGMSVNLSGTPYMFSYVNVVTAIGCDDMVVLSNRSSILGGCSAFCVDKNVTNGVGNCRFNGCCQQDIRDLRTDPSLVKAELIDLSGKALRKKLFPCSYAFIQERTFLNESEFSYPLNYLDNSTVLVNDNWASATRPPIVRLEWIVGTENCSRAKSSTTYACRDDKSVCVDNYSSDTGYTCSCVQGYDGNPYLPGGCQTISSSIVKVGCLDQCGEVLIPFPFGMGPNCYLEPSFEVVCNTATNPAKPFLRLLNTEIIELNSSKIVVNYMNIASTCYNMSDSRVGITKPEERRLTIDLLKTPYRLSDDNWINAIGCDFMAVGIIGEEKRSSIRSSCAAICYMQGNSMCHYGPVSFGGDGCCRVPIPRGTTYLEANLTELSERRTNTDIPCSYSFIQYIKEVDSYSTGFSFMKNSSEFRLDELSEKPSMGLDWRIGVDNCKDAVKDQAKFVCQDNSDCVDFDATLGGYLCNCSKGYKGNPYLNPGCQDIDECADNTTNTCVSNSICENDVGTFHCSCPIGYIGDGKKDGTGCIQKPPSKTKMIIFIGVGSGLGFVLIFLVVYGLYKLLQKRKNEMVKEKFFKQNGGILLQQQANECTLGKTKVFSAKELEVATDDFNESRIIGQGGQGVVYKEYFQSSQFTEKSDVYSFGVVLVELLSGQRPISFDKPEEERGLATWFLTCMEGKCVEKILDPQILGQGEKKQVILVTKLAQRCLNLKGRMRPTMKEVATELESFRISRMSSGAKVESDDVRYFEDMPTMNLDFGGWENIY